The DNA window GCTTGCAGCGCCGCCGACGTTCCTCGCCGAGGCCCTGTGGATCCCTCCGATCCGCTCTCGTCGAAGTACATCCGCACACCCACCGGCTACCTGATGGTGCTGCGACGAGGCGACGACGTCCTCGCCCACCTCGAGCGCCTCGCCGTCCTGGAGCAGATCCCGGGCGCCAGCTTCAGCGGCTTCGGCTTCGTGAACGCCACCTTCGGCTTCTACGACTTCGCCCGGAAGACCTTCGATCCTCGCTCCTTCCGTGACACCGAGCTCGCGAGCATGAACGGCAGCATCGCCTGGAAGGACGGTGTCCCCGTCATCCACGCCCACGCCGTCGTCACCGACAGAGACTTCGCTGCCCACGGCGGGCACCTCCTCGGCCTGGAGGTGGGCACGGGCTCCGTGGAGATCACCATCCTGTTGCACGACCAGCGTCTCGGTCGGGCCGTCGATCCCGCCATCGGCGCCAACGTCATGCACTTCGTTCGGTGAGCGACACCGACGCGCTCGAAGCTCCCTCTCCGCCTCTCCGCCTCTCCGTCTCACCACTCCGCTCGCGCACGCTCACCACTTCGCTCACGCACGCTCACCACTCCGCTCGTGCACGCTCACCAACTCGCTCGCGCACGCTCACCGCTCCTGCGCCGCCCGACGACGTGGACTCACGCCCCTACGTCGCGCCTTCTCTGCTGCGACGGGCACCTCGCGTACCACCTGGGAGGCCAGCTTGTCCCCGCGCAGACCCTGGAACGAGGGGTGCCTCATCTGGCCTCCCTCGGTCCACTCCGTGAACTCCACCTCGGCCACGAGCACGGGCTTCACCCAGTGCACCGGCACACCGCGGCGCCCTGACACGCGCTCGGTGAAGGGTGATGTCTTCCGCTCGATGGCGCCGAGCCGTCGCCGCAAGGTCCGCAGCACCGACGCCGTGAACCCCGTCCCCACGCGCCCCGCATAGTGCAGCTCCCCCTGCGCGTCGTGGACCCCGCAGAGCAACGCCCCGAGCCCCACCCGCCCCGCTTCCGGATCGGTGAACCCCCCGATCAC is part of the Chondromyces crocatus genome and encodes:
- a CDS encoding PPC domain-containing DNA-binding protein, whose product is MTPRPLFIVLTLTLGACSAADVPRRGPVDPSDPLSSKYIRTPTGYLMVLRRGDDVLAHLERLAVLEQIPGASFSGFGFVNATFGFYDFARKTFDPRSFRDTELASMNGSIAWKDGVPVIHAHAVVTDRDFAAHGGHLLGLEVGTGSVEITILLHDQRLGRAVDPAIGANVMHFVR